The genomic interval CAAAGATCGAGTCTTGCGGATTCACAAGGACACCAGAATTACATCAAAAAACAAATGACAGAAGGGTTGTAATAGCCTACCATATCTAATCGAAAACAcagaagctagctagctcgaTTGCTAGAAGTACTCCTGCAAGTTAAGTATTTGCAGAAGGTGCTGATGTTTGAGCTTCAGATTGCTCAGATGGTTGAGCTGGTGGTGTTGTTGTTGACACATTGGGTCTGGAAAGTGAGATACTGATCCTTCCATCAATGCAAGATGAGCATTTGGTCTCAGCCCAGCTCTCCATATCGAAATGGCCGTAGCCCATGATAGTCTTGCCGGAACAGAGCCGTCCGATTACAACAGCAACTACGGCGAGGATTACAACCATTACTAGCACACCGACCACTGCACCAATCGAGCCGTGGGGGGAGTAAGTGCTTGCTTCGCCGCCCTGTATTACAAATTCTTGTGGTGGCGGAGGTGGAGGAGGCTGCTCACCATATGACCTTGACATTTCTTCGAACACCAAAGAGACTAAAAATGTGTTCTTCTATCAGAGCAAAACTGGCCTTGAAATACACAGAGCAAATCTTTGGGTCACCTAGAATGTAATATAATCAATGCATGGCGCGGGTTTGTGCATTCTGATATTCTTGGAAAGGCTTCGGTCACTTCATGAcctgtgtgagagagagagaaagaaggccTATAGCTAGTGTTTATTCTCTCTCACACTATTTACtgtcgagagagagagagagagagagagattcgGTTGATTTGAAAATCTGAGAGAGAATCAGGAAGAGGCAAAAGGAGAGGGATGAGGGGGTTGTTTTGAGTATTTGTCTTTAGGTTTAAAGCGAGGGGAACCCTGGAGAAGGTAAAAAGACAAGAGGAAGAGTAAAAGGTGACCGGGAAAGTTGGAATCTTAAGTCTTTGGGAGTGTTTAACAGAGTCCAGGATAAGCACTTGTCGGAAAAACGTCCTCGAGCCTTTTCAGTGTTTCCGTAGACAGAAATCCGGCAAACAGTGAATCTCAACAATTTACTACCAGACCATTGTTGACAATTCTACAATTCCAAGTTGAGATTGAATGAGATGCCCTATGATATGATATCAATCCAAGAATAAGATGAATATATTGAGAAGGATGAGCCAATGCTCAACTTGGTACCTTGAAAATTCCAAACACAACAAGAATCCTCTGATTGAATCAGCTGCTGAGACATGGCTTGTCGTCATCATCAGTGATGAAGCTAATCAAGTTATAGGAGGAATAGGGTACAGCTATTATGGGCTAGATGATTGACCCTGACAATACCATATACATAATTCCTCATCCCCAGAATCTTACGAGTCATCTGAATCTACGGACTACGGTGCTCCCTCCTTactatataaattatataagaaTTCagtattgactcatgagtactcccGTTGAATTTAAATTGATTTAAGAGTACTCTTGTGATAGTAAATGCGGTGCCGCAATTATACGTTTCATTCCGCATATTATTACaccaataattaaaattattttaaaatattattttaaataaaaaataattatatttttattaatcaaattattctaaattattacaaaaatatttttttgttctttttacatttctacattttcatcacaataatacttctgaaatacaatttaaaaaaattaaaatttacaaaaatatgcttgaaatatgtgtgaacgcgcgaaatatatatatatgcacaaaatatattttttaaaaaaaatatatttaaaaatatatatatatatatatatattcacaacatatatttattttaaaatttcagacgatgtaaggtaacaacaacatttatatttagatgaaacttttggtaagattcttttggtttttttctGAAATAGAATTGTAATACTCGAGATTTTTAATCACGTTTAACCGACACATTAGGATTAACTAATCGACATTAGCCGAGTAATGTAGTTTAATACGTCAATATTAAACTACATGTCGCCATGAGTGTTTCTGACGctcaaatttattttattgactttacaaatattttcttcatttaaaaaaaatatgttttactttaatttgttttcatgCGATTTTATTCGTGACCGTTGATTTTACGTGCGAGATTCTCGTCATTCGTCTTCATCGTTCGTTGACACTCTAGATCATTTCGAATTGGGTTTTAAAGAAGCCCAATCTCCTTCTCCAATTGTCCAAAACCCGGGCCCAAATTTTGGCCTTATTTCCCTTCAATTcattcctctctctcttctcattTCTCTCCCTCCGCTTGACAACTCAACAGAGAGttcatctctctcttcttcaccGAGACCGACACCGACCACCAACTCCTTCTTGGCCTCACACCGCTGTCGTTCGGCAAGAGAGCCCACATGCGTCATCACCATCAAATACCCTCTCTCTTCTCTACACAACCATATGCTTGGACCATCTCTGCAACCATGTTTTAGTGGAGATTGGAGTTGAACCAGTGGAGATCAGCCGGAGCTGCAACGCTGCCTTCAAGCTCCTACAAACCTCTTAGTCATCGATTTTGGGTAAACCCAATCATCTTCATTCAATTCATCTCTCAATTTATTCATTCGTTTCATCTCTCAATCACCTAATTCAATTTCTCTTTTCTGCATCAACATCACCACGTCGCCGCCATGCCTCACCGTCGGAAACTCTCTTCCAGGCGAGGCTTCTTAGCTTCTGTGACATGTTTGGATTGCTAGTGGTGAGCCCAACCATGTTCCCTCCTTTCCAATTTAATTTCTTTGTTAAATCTTTCAAAGCGGGTCTTAATTCCTAATTTTCCCTATCCCAATTTTCTGTTTCGATTTTGGTCATGGAGTGACCTGGCCGGCGAGCCGATCCTGTCTTCTGCATGACATGGTAGCCGCATGGAGACTCTGAGGTGCGCTTGGAATGCAGCAACTCGTTTTTCAAGGCAAAGAACTCAACCATCATCGATACAGCTTTCGGCAGTTCAACGAGGTAGAAACCCGCCTCCTCTTGCTCTGTTTAATCGGTTTGGTGCTTGTTGGAATTGTTGAGAAGTGCAAAATGTTGTTAGTACGTTGGTTTGTTCAGAGATGGAGTTTTTGCCATATTTTCATATCGAAATAGCAAGAGGGTTAAAATCCTTGGTTTTTACCATTTACAGTAACCTTTTCACtaatttactgttcatgtgAAATTACTCTTTTACCCTTGGTAGAGACTTACCACTTCACTAATTTCTTGTACTGTTTTACAATTTAATCTAAGTtacatttttattgttttactaAATGGCTTTTACGCTTTTACTTTTTAACTAGAGGTAACTTAGTGAAAATATAATGTTGACTTGGCGACGAATATTAAACGATAATTCCGATTTTCGTCCGGTTCAGAAATCGAGAACTCTTGAATTTAGAAAATGTGTCggtaatcaaattaattgtcgATATGGTTTTAAGTGTCTTTAATATCTTAAAGCATGCTTAGTATCATTCGACGACTAAAATTATATTGTTTTCGGGTTATCCCACAATTAATCGATAAAAGGTCAACCAAGGTCAACATAATCGACTCATGGTCAAACTAGGAAAGAGTTAGTCAACTAAAAGTCAAACTTTAACTTCCCTAGTCAAATTAGGAAAGAAGGTCGAGTCATTAATCTACGAGTCTCGAATTTGAGATTGACTCTTCTAATTTCGTTGGAATTCAGAAAAGGTGTTACAATTTACAAGAGATGTTCGATCCTTGGAGCAGCAGTAAGATTAGAGCGGGAACTTATGTTTTAGACTCGGGATTTATGCACGTCATTCCAGGTAAGGAAGCTAATCCTCTCATGTTGCTTTGGCCataaatatgaaattcatAGTGTAGGACTCagaattaaaattattattgatGCATTAAATGCTTACAAAAATCCGAGACTAGACAACTTTTAAAATATGATTGTTTAGAATGTTATAAACTTGAGAGTAATGGGGTTAT from Argentina anserina chromosome 2, drPotAnse1.1, whole genome shotgun sequence carries:
- the LOC126784292 gene encoding uncharacterized protein LOC126784292, translating into MSRSYGEQPPPPPPPQEFVIQGGEASTYSPHGSIGAVVGVLVMVVILAVVAVVIGRLCSGKTIMGYGHFDMESWAETKCSSCIDGRISISLSRPNVSTTTPPAQPSEQSEAQTSAPSANT